In a genomic window of Branchiostoma floridae strain S238N-H82 chromosome 19, Bfl_VNyyK, whole genome shotgun sequence:
- the LOC118407236 gene encoding keratin, type II cytoskeletal 1-like isoform X4, translating to MSFQTKTTTRTFKSGGSSFSSGGGGGFSSGGGGASFSYSSGGGGGRASFGGGSRFGGGGGGGGGRVSMSRSSVTRSGAGGGRMGMGGGGGGGGGRSYGFSSMTAEQASQALVALGQVRVERTGDKDELVGLNDRFASFIEKVRFLENQNRKLEMKLKMVQQKGSGPDLGAMWEAELRQIRQLIEVVNTERGSLEAERDGLSGEVKELKTRYEDEVGTREGLEEEIKKIRADFDEASLTRVDLEARLDSIKSEIEFLKEVYAAEIEALNSQILDSTMIELEPTAGPDVDLDSCLAEVKAQYEQLTRMSRAEAESWYATKFDDLQRSSGKNTNDLADARAELSKYQNQIARLQSEIESMKNRNRQLEGQLKNVEESGATKLAEKQAEIEALEAELQRLRGEINKQMKEYAELQNVKMALDVEIAAYRKLLEGEESRLHSFDFASISSSSFSAGGGGMSQTKSISGGGGGGSSSFGAGGGAGSYGAGGGAGGAGGAGGAYGAGDMSHAGSEVTLTIESQDIMGILAGKSFYLIYRKDDLVLQAAGGKGSEINVAKRSYPEKKEQLWSFSRDRIINEANNLALEVKGDKVVVADQAGKGNKNQEWDIKGDGFIGSKSGNKVLDVKSKSKVVLNNRHDDAVWDLEIHGLASAETLRY from the exons ATGAGTTTCCAGACCAAGACCACCACGAGAACCTTCAAGAGCGGCGGCTCGAGCTTCAGCTCCGGGGGCGGCGGCGGCTTCAGCTCCGGCGGCGGCGGCGCTAGCTTCAGCTACAGCAGCGGCGGGGGTGGTGGCCGTGCCAGCTTCGGAGGTGGCAGCCGATTCGGCGGcggtggcggcggcggcggtggcCGCGTCTCCATGTCCCGTAGCTCGGTCACCAGGTCTGGTGCCGGGGGAGGCCGTATGGGTATGGGAGGCGGCGGTGGTGGTGGCGGCGGCCGTAGCTACGGTTTCAGCTCCATGACGGCCGAGCAGGCGAGCCAGGCCCTGGTCGCCCTGGGACAGGTCCGAGTCGAGCGTACCGGCGACAAGGACGAGCTGGTCGGGCTCAACGACCGCTTCGCTTCCTTCATCGAGAAGGTGCGCTTCCTGGAGAACCAGAACCGCAAGCTGGAGATGAAGCTGAAGATGGTCCAACAGAAGGGGTCCGGGCCCGACCTGGGGGCGATGTGGGAAGCCGAGCTCAGGCAGATCCGCCAGCTCATCGAGGTCGTCAACACGGAGAGAGGCTCGCTGGAAGCCGAGAGGGACGGTCTGTCCGGCGAAGTCAAGGAACTCAAAACAAG GTACGAGGATGAGGTTGGAACTCGCGAGGGCCTGGAAGAGGAAATCAAGAAGATCAGAGCG GACTTTGATGAGGCCTCGTTGACCCGCGTTGACCTGGAAGCTCGTCTGGACAGCATCAAGTCAGAGATCGAGTTCTTGAAGGAAGTGTACGCTGCT GAAATCGAGGCTCTGAACTCCCAGATTCTGGACTCCACCATGATCGAGCTGGAGCCGACAGCTGGCCCGGATGTTGACCTTGACTCCTGCCTGGCAGAGGTCAAGGCTCAATACGAGCAGCTCACCCGCATGAGCAGGGCAGAAGCAGAGAGCTGGTATGCGACCAAG TTTGATGACTTGCAGAGGAGCTCTGGAAAGAACACCAACGACCTTGCAGACGCTCGTGCTGAACTGTCCAAGTACCAGAACCAGATCGCCAGGCTACAATCTGAGATCGAGTCCATGAAGAACAGG AATCGCCAACTGGAAGGCCAGCTGAAGAATGTTGAAGAGAGCGGGGCGACCAAGCTTGCCGAGAAGCAGGCTGAGATCGAGGCGCTGGAGGCGGAGCTACAGCGCCTGCGCGGAGAGATCAATAAGCAGATGAAGGAGTACGCAGAACTGCAAAACGTCAAGATGGCGCTGGACGTGGAGATCGCCGCCTACAGGAAGCTGCTGGAGGGCGAGGAGAGCAG GCTGCACTCTTTCGACTTCGCAAGCATCAGCTCGAGTTCCTTCAGTGCCGGCGGTGGCGGCATGTCGCAGACTAAGAGCATCTCCGGCGGTGGTGGAG GTGGTTCCTCAAGCTTCGGTGCCGGAGGTGGTGCCGGTAGCTATGGGGCCG gcgGCGGTGCCGGTGGTGCCGGTGGCGCCGGTGGGGCCTACGGAGCCG GAGACATGAGCCATGCTGGCAGTGAAGTCACACTGACCATCGAGAGCCAGGACATCATGGGCATCCTGGCGGGCAAGAGCTTCTATCTCATCTACCGTAAGGATGACCTGGTCCTGCAGGCAGCCGGCGGTAAGGGCTCCGAGATCAACGTGGCCAAGAGGTCCTACCCCGAGAA GAAGGAGCAGCTGTGGTCCTTCAGCCGCGACAGGATCATCAACGAGGCCAACAACCTGGCCCTGGAGGTGAAGGGAGACAAGGTCGTCGTTGCCGACCAGGCAGGAAAGGGAAACAAGAACCAGGAGTGGGAC ATCAAGGGCGATGGATTCATCGGCTCCAAGTCAGGCAACAAGGTTCTGGACGTGAAGTCGAAATCTAAGGTGGTGCTCAACAACAGGCACGACGATGCT GTGTGGGATCTGGAGATTCACGGTCTTGCCTCCGCCGAGACCCTTCGGT ACTGA
- the LOC118407236 gene encoding non-neuronal cytoplasmic intermediate filament protein-like isoform X10 — protein sequence MSFQTKTTTRTFKSGGSSFSSGGGGGFSSGGGGASFSYSSGGGGGRASFGGGSRFGGGGGGGGGRVSMSRSSVTRSGAGGGRMGMGGGGGGGGGRSYGFSSMTAEQASQALVALGQVRVERTGDKDELVGLNDRFASFIEKVRFLENQNRKLEMKLKMVQQKGSGPDLGAMWEAELRQIRQLIEVVNTERGSLEAERDGLSGEVKELKTRYEDEVGTREGLEEEIKKIRADFDEASLTRVDLEARLDSIKSEIEFLKEVYAAEIEALNSQILDSTMIELEPTAGPDVDLDSCLAEVKAQYEQLTRMSRAEAESWYATKFDDLQRSSGKNTNDLADARAELSKYQNQIARLQSEIESMKNRNRQLEGQLKNVEESGATKLAEKQAEIEALEAELQRLRGEINKQMKEYAELQNVKMALDVEIAAYRKLLEGEESRLHSFDFASISSSSFSAGGGGMSQTKSISGGGGDMSHAGSEVTLTIESQDIMGILAGKSFYLIYRKDDLVLQAAGGKGSEINVAKRSYPEKKEQLWSFSRDRIINEANNLALEVKGDKVVVADQAGKGNKNQEWDIKGDGFIGSKSGNKVLDVKSKSKVVLNNRHDDAVWDLEIHGLASAETLRY from the exons ATGAGTTTCCAGACCAAGACCACCACGAGAACCTTCAAGAGCGGCGGCTCGAGCTTCAGCTCCGGGGGCGGCGGCGGCTTCAGCTCCGGCGGCGGCGGCGCTAGCTTCAGCTACAGCAGCGGCGGGGGTGGTGGCCGTGCCAGCTTCGGAGGTGGCAGCCGATTCGGCGGcggtggcggcggcggcggtggcCGCGTCTCCATGTCCCGTAGCTCGGTCACCAGGTCTGGTGCCGGGGGAGGCCGTATGGGTATGGGAGGCGGCGGTGGTGGTGGCGGCGGCCGTAGCTACGGTTTCAGCTCCATGACGGCCGAGCAGGCGAGCCAGGCCCTGGTCGCCCTGGGACAGGTCCGAGTCGAGCGTACCGGCGACAAGGACGAGCTGGTCGGGCTCAACGACCGCTTCGCTTCCTTCATCGAGAAGGTGCGCTTCCTGGAGAACCAGAACCGCAAGCTGGAGATGAAGCTGAAGATGGTCCAACAGAAGGGGTCCGGGCCCGACCTGGGGGCGATGTGGGAAGCCGAGCTCAGGCAGATCCGCCAGCTCATCGAGGTCGTCAACACGGAGAGAGGCTCGCTGGAAGCCGAGAGGGACGGTCTGTCCGGCGAAGTCAAGGAACTCAAAACAAG GTACGAGGATGAGGTTGGAACTCGCGAGGGCCTGGAAGAGGAAATCAAGAAGATCAGAGCG GACTTTGATGAGGCCTCGTTGACCCGCGTTGACCTGGAAGCTCGTCTGGACAGCATCAAGTCAGAGATCGAGTTCTTGAAGGAAGTGTACGCTGCT GAAATCGAGGCTCTGAACTCCCAGATTCTGGACTCCACCATGATCGAGCTGGAGCCGACAGCTGGCCCGGATGTTGACCTTGACTCCTGCCTGGCAGAGGTCAAGGCTCAATACGAGCAGCTCACCCGCATGAGCAGGGCAGAAGCAGAGAGCTGGTATGCGACCAAG TTTGATGACTTGCAGAGGAGCTCTGGAAAGAACACCAACGACCTTGCAGACGCTCGTGCTGAACTGTCCAAGTACCAGAACCAGATCGCCAGGCTACAATCTGAGATCGAGTCCATGAAGAACAGG AATCGCCAACTGGAAGGCCAGCTGAAGAATGTTGAAGAGAGCGGGGCGACCAAGCTTGCCGAGAAGCAGGCTGAGATCGAGGCGCTGGAGGCGGAGCTACAGCGCCTGCGCGGAGAGATCAATAAGCAGATGAAGGAGTACGCAGAACTGCAAAACGTCAAGATGGCGCTGGACGTGGAGATCGCCGCCTACAGGAAGCTGCTGGAGGGCGAGGAGAGCAG GCTGCACTCTTTCGACTTCGCAAGCATCAGCTCGAGTTCCTTCAGTGCCGGCGGTGGCGGCATGTCGCAGACTAAGAGCATCTCCGGCGGTGGTGGAG ACATGAGCCATGCTGGCAGTGAAGTCACACTGACCATCGAGAGCCAGGACATCATGGGCATCCTGGCGGGCAAGAGCTTCTATCTCATCTACCGTAAGGATGACCTGGTCCTGCAGGCAGCCGGCGGTAAGGGCTCCGAGATCAACGTGGCCAAGAGGTCCTACCCCGAGAA GAAGGAGCAGCTGTGGTCCTTCAGCCGCGACAGGATCATCAACGAGGCCAACAACCTGGCCCTGGAGGTGAAGGGAGACAAGGTCGTCGTTGCCGACCAGGCAGGAAAGGGAAACAAGAACCAGGAGTGGGAC ATCAAGGGCGATGGATTCATCGGCTCCAAGTCAGGCAACAAGGTTCTGGACGTGAAGTCGAAATCTAAGGTGGTGCTCAACAACAGGCACGACGATGCT GTGTGGGATCTGGAGATTCACGGTCTTGCCTCCGCCGAGACCCTTCGGT ACTGA
- the LOC118407236 gene encoding non-neuronal cytoplasmic intermediate filament protein-like isoform X6 — translation MSFQTKTTTRTFKSGGSSFSSGGGGGFSSGGGGASFSYSSGGGGGRASFGGGSRFGGGGGGGGGRVSMSRSSVTRSGAGGGRMGMGGGGGGGGGRSYGFSSMTAEQASQALVALGQVRVERTGDKDELVGLNDRFASFIEKVRFLENQNRKLEMKLKMVQQKGSGPDLGAMWEAELRQIRQLIEVVNTERGSLEAERDGLSGEVKELKTRYEDEVGTREGLEEEIKKIRADFDEASLTRVDLEARLDSIKSEIEFLKEVYAAEIEALNSQILDSTMIELEPTAGPDVDLDSCLAEVKAQYEQLTRMSRAEAESWYATKFDDLQRSSGKNTNDLADARAELSKYQNQIARLQSEIESMKNRNRQLEGQLKNVEESGATKLAEKQAEIEALEAELQRLRGEINKQMKEYAELQNVKMALDVEIAAYRKLLEGEESRLHSFDFASISSSSFSAGGGGMSQTKSISGGGGDMSHAGSEVTLTIESQDIMGILAGKSFYLIYRKDDLVLQAAGGKGSEINVAKRSYPEKKEQLWSFSRDRIINEANNLALEVKGDKVVVADQAGKGNKNQEWDIKGDGFIGSKSGNKVLDVKSKSKVVLNNRHDDAVWDLEIHGLASAETLRSSSSTVTTSYSYSSKSTSY, via the exons ATGAGTTTCCAGACCAAGACCACCACGAGAACCTTCAAGAGCGGCGGCTCGAGCTTCAGCTCCGGGGGCGGCGGCGGCTTCAGCTCCGGCGGCGGCGGCGCTAGCTTCAGCTACAGCAGCGGCGGGGGTGGTGGCCGTGCCAGCTTCGGAGGTGGCAGCCGATTCGGCGGcggtggcggcggcggcggtggcCGCGTCTCCATGTCCCGTAGCTCGGTCACCAGGTCTGGTGCCGGGGGAGGCCGTATGGGTATGGGAGGCGGCGGTGGTGGTGGCGGCGGCCGTAGCTACGGTTTCAGCTCCATGACGGCCGAGCAGGCGAGCCAGGCCCTGGTCGCCCTGGGACAGGTCCGAGTCGAGCGTACCGGCGACAAGGACGAGCTGGTCGGGCTCAACGACCGCTTCGCTTCCTTCATCGAGAAGGTGCGCTTCCTGGAGAACCAGAACCGCAAGCTGGAGATGAAGCTGAAGATGGTCCAACAGAAGGGGTCCGGGCCCGACCTGGGGGCGATGTGGGAAGCCGAGCTCAGGCAGATCCGCCAGCTCATCGAGGTCGTCAACACGGAGAGAGGCTCGCTGGAAGCCGAGAGGGACGGTCTGTCCGGCGAAGTCAAGGAACTCAAAACAAG GTACGAGGATGAGGTTGGAACTCGCGAGGGCCTGGAAGAGGAAATCAAGAAGATCAGAGCG GACTTTGATGAGGCCTCGTTGACCCGCGTTGACCTGGAAGCTCGTCTGGACAGCATCAAGTCAGAGATCGAGTTCTTGAAGGAAGTGTACGCTGCT GAAATCGAGGCTCTGAACTCCCAGATTCTGGACTCCACCATGATCGAGCTGGAGCCGACAGCTGGCCCGGATGTTGACCTTGACTCCTGCCTGGCAGAGGTCAAGGCTCAATACGAGCAGCTCACCCGCATGAGCAGGGCAGAAGCAGAGAGCTGGTATGCGACCAAG TTTGATGACTTGCAGAGGAGCTCTGGAAAGAACACCAACGACCTTGCAGACGCTCGTGCTGAACTGTCCAAGTACCAGAACCAGATCGCCAGGCTACAATCTGAGATCGAGTCCATGAAGAACAGG AATCGCCAACTGGAAGGCCAGCTGAAGAATGTTGAAGAGAGCGGGGCGACCAAGCTTGCCGAGAAGCAGGCTGAGATCGAGGCGCTGGAGGCGGAGCTACAGCGCCTGCGCGGAGAGATCAATAAGCAGATGAAGGAGTACGCAGAACTGCAAAACGTCAAGATGGCGCTGGACGTGGAGATCGCCGCCTACAGGAAGCTGCTGGAGGGCGAGGAGAGCAG GCTGCACTCTTTCGACTTCGCAAGCATCAGCTCGAGTTCCTTCAGTGCCGGCGGTGGCGGCATGTCGCAGACTAAGAGCATCTCCGGCGGTGGTGGAG ACATGAGCCATGCTGGCAGTGAAGTCACACTGACCATCGAGAGCCAGGACATCATGGGCATCCTGGCGGGCAAGAGCTTCTATCTCATCTACCGTAAGGATGACCTGGTCCTGCAGGCAGCCGGCGGTAAGGGCTCCGAGATCAACGTGGCCAAGAGGTCCTACCCCGAGAA GAAGGAGCAGCTGTGGTCCTTCAGCCGCGACAGGATCATCAACGAGGCCAACAACCTGGCCCTGGAGGTGAAGGGAGACAAGGTCGTCGTTGCCGACCAGGCAGGAAAGGGAAACAAGAACCAGGAGTGGGAC ATCAAGGGCGATGGATTCATCGGCTCCAAGTCAGGCAACAAGGTTCTGGACGTGAAGTCGAAATCTAAGGTGGTGCTCAACAACAGGCACGACGATGCT GTGTGGGATCTGGAGATTCACGGTCTTGCCTCCGCCGAGACCCTTCGGT CATCCTCCAGCACTGTTACCACTTCGTACAGCTACAGCAGCAAGTCCACCTCTTACTAG
- the LOC118407236 gene encoding keratin, type II cytoskeletal 1-like isoform X1, with amino-acid sequence MSFQTKTTTRTFKSGGSSFSSGGGGGFSSGGGGASFSYSSGGGGGRASFGGGSRFGGGGGGGGGRVSMSRSSVTRSGAGGGRMGMGGGGGGGGGRSYGFSSMTAEQASQALVALGQVRVERTGDKDELVGLNDRFASFIEKVRFLENQNRKLEMKLKMVQQKGSGPDLGAMWEAELRQIRQLIEVVNTERGSLEAERDGLSGEVKELKTRYEDEVGTREGLEEEIKKIRADFDEASLTRVDLEARLDSIKSEIEFLKEVYAAEIEALNSQILDSTMIELEPTAGPDVDLDSCLAEVKAQYEQLTRMSRAEAESWYATKFDDLQRSSGKNTNDLADARAELSKYQNQIARLQSEIESMKNRNRQLEGQLKNVEESGATKLAEKQAEIEALEAELQRLRGEINKQMKEYAELQNVKMALDVEIAAYRKLLEGEESRLHSFDFASISSSSFSAGGGGMSQTKSISGGGGGGSSSFGAGGGAGSYGAGGGAGGAGGAGGAYGAGDMSHAGSEVTLTIESQDIMGILAGKSFYLIYRKDDLVLQAAGGKGSEINVAKRSYPEKKEQLWSFSRDRIINEANNLALEVKGDKVVVADQAGKGNKNQEWDIKGDGFIGSKSGNKVLDVKSKSKVVLNNRHDDAVWDLEIHGLASAETLRSSSSTVTTSYSYSSKSTSY; translated from the exons ATGAGTTTCCAGACCAAGACCACCACGAGAACCTTCAAGAGCGGCGGCTCGAGCTTCAGCTCCGGGGGCGGCGGCGGCTTCAGCTCCGGCGGCGGCGGCGCTAGCTTCAGCTACAGCAGCGGCGGGGGTGGTGGCCGTGCCAGCTTCGGAGGTGGCAGCCGATTCGGCGGcggtggcggcggcggcggtggcCGCGTCTCCATGTCCCGTAGCTCGGTCACCAGGTCTGGTGCCGGGGGAGGCCGTATGGGTATGGGAGGCGGCGGTGGTGGTGGCGGCGGCCGTAGCTACGGTTTCAGCTCCATGACGGCCGAGCAGGCGAGCCAGGCCCTGGTCGCCCTGGGACAGGTCCGAGTCGAGCGTACCGGCGACAAGGACGAGCTGGTCGGGCTCAACGACCGCTTCGCTTCCTTCATCGAGAAGGTGCGCTTCCTGGAGAACCAGAACCGCAAGCTGGAGATGAAGCTGAAGATGGTCCAACAGAAGGGGTCCGGGCCCGACCTGGGGGCGATGTGGGAAGCCGAGCTCAGGCAGATCCGCCAGCTCATCGAGGTCGTCAACACGGAGAGAGGCTCGCTGGAAGCCGAGAGGGACGGTCTGTCCGGCGAAGTCAAGGAACTCAAAACAAG GTACGAGGATGAGGTTGGAACTCGCGAGGGCCTGGAAGAGGAAATCAAGAAGATCAGAGCG GACTTTGATGAGGCCTCGTTGACCCGCGTTGACCTGGAAGCTCGTCTGGACAGCATCAAGTCAGAGATCGAGTTCTTGAAGGAAGTGTACGCTGCT GAAATCGAGGCTCTGAACTCCCAGATTCTGGACTCCACCATGATCGAGCTGGAGCCGACAGCTGGCCCGGATGTTGACCTTGACTCCTGCCTGGCAGAGGTCAAGGCTCAATACGAGCAGCTCACCCGCATGAGCAGGGCAGAAGCAGAGAGCTGGTATGCGACCAAG TTTGATGACTTGCAGAGGAGCTCTGGAAAGAACACCAACGACCTTGCAGACGCTCGTGCTGAACTGTCCAAGTACCAGAACCAGATCGCCAGGCTACAATCTGAGATCGAGTCCATGAAGAACAGG AATCGCCAACTGGAAGGCCAGCTGAAGAATGTTGAAGAGAGCGGGGCGACCAAGCTTGCCGAGAAGCAGGCTGAGATCGAGGCGCTGGAGGCGGAGCTACAGCGCCTGCGCGGAGAGATCAATAAGCAGATGAAGGAGTACGCAGAACTGCAAAACGTCAAGATGGCGCTGGACGTGGAGATCGCCGCCTACAGGAAGCTGCTGGAGGGCGAGGAGAGCAG GCTGCACTCTTTCGACTTCGCAAGCATCAGCTCGAGTTCCTTCAGTGCCGGCGGTGGCGGCATGTCGCAGACTAAGAGCATCTCCGGCGGTGGTGGAG GTGGTTCCTCAAGCTTCGGTGCCGGAGGTGGTGCCGGTAGCTATGGGGCCG gcgGCGGTGCCGGTGGTGCCGGTGGCGCCGGTGGGGCCTACGGAGCCG GAGACATGAGCCATGCTGGCAGTGAAGTCACACTGACCATCGAGAGCCAGGACATCATGGGCATCCTGGCGGGCAAGAGCTTCTATCTCATCTACCGTAAGGATGACCTGGTCCTGCAGGCAGCCGGCGGTAAGGGCTCCGAGATCAACGTGGCCAAGAGGTCCTACCCCGAGAA GAAGGAGCAGCTGTGGTCCTTCAGCCGCGACAGGATCATCAACGAGGCCAACAACCTGGCCCTGGAGGTGAAGGGAGACAAGGTCGTCGTTGCCGACCAGGCAGGAAAGGGAAACAAGAACCAGGAGTGGGAC ATCAAGGGCGATGGATTCATCGGCTCCAAGTCAGGCAACAAGGTTCTGGACGTGAAGTCGAAATCTAAGGTGGTGCTCAACAACAGGCACGACGATGCT GTGTGGGATCTGGAGATTCACGGTCTTGCCTCCGCCGAGACCCTTCGGT CATCCTCCAGCACTGTTACCACTTCGTACAGCTACAGCAGCAAGTCCACCTCTTACTAG
- the LOC118407236 gene encoding non-neuronal cytoplasmic intermediate filament protein-like isoform X9, with amino-acid sequence MSFQTKTTTRTFKSGGSSFSSGGGGGFSSGGGGASFSYSSGGGGGRASFGGGSRFGGGGGGGGGRVSMSRSSVTRSGAGGGRMGMGGGGGGGGGRSYGFSSMTAEQASQALVALGQVRVERTGDKDELVGLNDRFASFIEKVRFLENQNRKLEMKLKMVQQKGSGPDLGAMWEAELRQIRQLIEVVNTERGSLEAERDGLSGEVKELKTRYEDEVGTREGLEEEIKKIRADFDEASLTRVDLEARLDSIKSEIEFLKEVYAAEIEALNSQILDSTMIELEPTAGPDVDLDSCLAEVKAQYEQLTRMSRAEAESWYATKFDDLQRSSGKNTNDLADARAELSKYQNQIARLQSEIESMKNRNRQLEGQLKNVEESGATKLAEKQAEIEALEAELQRLRGEINKQMKEYAELQNVKMALDVEIAAYRKLLEGEESRLHSFDFASISSSSFSAGGGGMSQTKSISGGGGGDMSHAGSEVTLTIESQDIMGILAGKSFYLIYRKDDLVLQAAGGKGSEINVAKRSYPEKKEQLWSFSRDRIINEANNLALEVKGDKVVVADQAGKGNKNQEWDIKGDGFIGSKSGNKVLDVKSKSKVVLNNRHDDAVWDLEIHGLASAETLRY; translated from the exons ATGAGTTTCCAGACCAAGACCACCACGAGAACCTTCAAGAGCGGCGGCTCGAGCTTCAGCTCCGGGGGCGGCGGCGGCTTCAGCTCCGGCGGCGGCGGCGCTAGCTTCAGCTACAGCAGCGGCGGGGGTGGTGGCCGTGCCAGCTTCGGAGGTGGCAGCCGATTCGGCGGcggtggcggcggcggcggtggcCGCGTCTCCATGTCCCGTAGCTCGGTCACCAGGTCTGGTGCCGGGGGAGGCCGTATGGGTATGGGAGGCGGCGGTGGTGGTGGCGGCGGCCGTAGCTACGGTTTCAGCTCCATGACGGCCGAGCAGGCGAGCCAGGCCCTGGTCGCCCTGGGACAGGTCCGAGTCGAGCGTACCGGCGACAAGGACGAGCTGGTCGGGCTCAACGACCGCTTCGCTTCCTTCATCGAGAAGGTGCGCTTCCTGGAGAACCAGAACCGCAAGCTGGAGATGAAGCTGAAGATGGTCCAACAGAAGGGGTCCGGGCCCGACCTGGGGGCGATGTGGGAAGCCGAGCTCAGGCAGATCCGCCAGCTCATCGAGGTCGTCAACACGGAGAGAGGCTCGCTGGAAGCCGAGAGGGACGGTCTGTCCGGCGAAGTCAAGGAACTCAAAACAAG GTACGAGGATGAGGTTGGAACTCGCGAGGGCCTGGAAGAGGAAATCAAGAAGATCAGAGCG GACTTTGATGAGGCCTCGTTGACCCGCGTTGACCTGGAAGCTCGTCTGGACAGCATCAAGTCAGAGATCGAGTTCTTGAAGGAAGTGTACGCTGCT GAAATCGAGGCTCTGAACTCCCAGATTCTGGACTCCACCATGATCGAGCTGGAGCCGACAGCTGGCCCGGATGTTGACCTTGACTCCTGCCTGGCAGAGGTCAAGGCTCAATACGAGCAGCTCACCCGCATGAGCAGGGCAGAAGCAGAGAGCTGGTATGCGACCAAG TTTGATGACTTGCAGAGGAGCTCTGGAAAGAACACCAACGACCTTGCAGACGCTCGTGCTGAACTGTCCAAGTACCAGAACCAGATCGCCAGGCTACAATCTGAGATCGAGTCCATGAAGAACAGG AATCGCCAACTGGAAGGCCAGCTGAAGAATGTTGAAGAGAGCGGGGCGACCAAGCTTGCCGAGAAGCAGGCTGAGATCGAGGCGCTGGAGGCGGAGCTACAGCGCCTGCGCGGAGAGATCAATAAGCAGATGAAGGAGTACGCAGAACTGCAAAACGTCAAGATGGCGCTGGACGTGGAGATCGCCGCCTACAGGAAGCTGCTGGAGGGCGAGGAGAGCAG GCTGCACTCTTTCGACTTCGCAAGCATCAGCTCGAGTTCCTTCAGTGCCGGCGGTGGCGGCATGTCGCAGACTAAGAGCATCTCCGGCGGTGGTGGAG GAGACATGAGCCATGCTGGCAGTGAAGTCACACTGACCATCGAGAGCCAGGACATCATGGGCATCCTGGCGGGCAAGAGCTTCTATCTCATCTACCGTAAGGATGACCTGGTCCTGCAGGCAGCCGGCGGTAAGGGCTCCGAGATCAACGTGGCCAAGAGGTCCTACCCCGAGAA GAAGGAGCAGCTGTGGTCCTTCAGCCGCGACAGGATCATCAACGAGGCCAACAACCTGGCCCTGGAGGTGAAGGGAGACAAGGTCGTCGTTGCCGACCAGGCAGGAAAGGGAAACAAGAACCAGGAGTGGGAC ATCAAGGGCGATGGATTCATCGGCTCCAAGTCAGGCAACAAGGTTCTGGACGTGAAGTCGAAATCTAAGGTGGTGCTCAACAACAGGCACGACGATGCT GTGTGGGATCTGGAGATTCACGGTCTTGCCTCCGCCGAGACCCTTCGGT ACTGA